The Cryptococcus neoformans var. grubii H99 chromosome 10, complete sequence genome segment GTTTTACGACAcatggaggaagaatctTTTGGAGAGAGGGGTGAATGTGAGGTTATCGACAGAACTGGCGGAGGTCGTTAAGCGGGACAAGGACCAGGTTGTGGTCATTCTCAAGCCACGAATACCGGTGAAAGATGGGCATAACCCTGATGGAGGTGATCAGATTGCCCCCGAGACAGAGGAGAATTATGACGAGCTTGTATTGTGTTGTCTTACGGACACAGCCAAAAAGGTTCTAGGCAAAACCGCTTCCTGGAAAGAAAATAGAGTCCTTGGCTCGGCAAAATTCAGTAACGACATCACCATCACTCACAATGACTCCGCCTACATGAGGAAGCATTATGAGAACTTCTACCGCGATGATCTTGCTGTCAAGACACTCAATGACATGGACCAGTCTTCTCGCATTGACAATGCTAAAGCAAACTTCCGTCCCATGTACTACATCAAGGAGTACCCGCTAGATCGTTCCAAACTGGAAATGTGCTTTGACTGCACCAATTATCAAAGCCAATTTCCACCCGATGTGCCTTTCGACCGCCATGTGTTCCAAACCATTTACCTCAACCAATGTCGTGATAGCCATCTTTGGTCTGACGGCGAGATAGATGAAGATAAGGTCATCCGCAAAGATTGGTGGCATCAGCTTTGCCATTCTTACACACACTACCTGTTTGTCGTGCCTTGGATGATGTTCCTCCAAGGGAAGAGACATACGAGATACGCAGCATCCTGGACGCTTGTCAATGCGCATGAGGTGGCCGTCATATCTGGTATCGCTTCTGCTGTCGATCTCGGAGCAGAATATCCTGCCGATCTCGAAAATGACAAGTTCGCTTTTCTTTGCTTCAGACTGTATTACCTTCTCTGTTATGGCAAGTGGTACAGACGTAAATATACGTctaaaaagaagagaaaacgTGACGAGAATCCGGAGGGCATTGAAGGTGAATCGTGGGCATCCGGACTGTATGGTAATGTGTATAAAGGTCCTGGAATATCCGAGATAGAACGGAGCacttgggaagaagaggccaAGAAGGGACGAAGTTGGGCATCATGATTATTAGTGCCAATGCCGATGTGTAATGCAACCCTTGGTCCGACGTATTTATGAAAATCGAAGTTAGTAGAGCAGAGTAGCCTGATATCTGACTTGGCCCTTCCTATCCTCCATCATGGTATTATTTGgttgttgtttgttgttgctgaCTGCTGCAGCAGCTGATATATGGtgatgagggagaagaaaaaacgCGTGATGTGTTATTAATGTGTCATTATGAAACGACGACGCGCTCGACGCGTCGACTTTCGTTTGTCCGCTGTAAGGAGACTGGACGAAAGACTCACCGTGCCAAAATTCAGCTATTTATCACTTCTGTATACCATCTTTCATCGATCCCATCACCCTCATAATGGCTGAGCCATCCCCGGATGCTATTCTATCAGTCCCGTGCCACTTGAGCGGTGTCACCCGTTTATGTTTCTCTCTCGATGGCACGTGAGTTTGATTGCCTTTTTATGAACATGTCCCGACGGCGAACCTGACTAATGCGATGTCAGCACAATCTTCACTGGTGGCTCTGATTGCCTTGTGAGGATACATGAAGCGGACAATCCAGAGTCTGAACCTGGATTTCATGATGAGCATACGGAGGCTGTGACTTGTCTCGCCTGCTCTGTGAGTTGTGGACTATTGGTTAATGAAGCCCTGGATCTAATATGACCGTGTAGAAAGACGAACTTGTCACTGGATGCGTCGATAACATTGTTAGACAGTTTTCATATCCCGAAAACAAGTTTACGGGCTTTGTCACAAGGTCGTCAGGTGTTCCGATCAGGTGGTTAAGCGTGGATAAAGATGGGGAAAGAGTGGCTGTTTGCAGCGAGTATGTGTCTGCTTGGACATCTTATGGATTGAAGTTGCTGATAATATTTCAGTGACATGGTGGTCAAGATTGTCAACCTCAAGGACACGAGCAAAGTGTCTCTGGTATCCGACAACAATAAACCAGTCAGGTCTGCTACTTGGGACCCCACCGGAAAATATCTTGTCAGTGCTTTATTCGTGCTTGGAGCAGACTCGCTGAACGTTACTCTTCCATAGACAACGACATCATGTGACGGCAAGCTGAAAGTGTACGATACCTCTGGTTCAACACCGTACTGTGTGAAGGTCTTTGAAGGCGTGATCGCGGCGACTGATTCTGAGTAGGTAATCGTCACATCAGCCATCGATTGAGTTGACATACTTTTTCAGCTCTGATACTTCCTGCTATGCGCAATGGCACCCTTCAGGCAATTACTTCGCGGTCCCCACGCGAACCAACGGTGCgcacctttttttttgcgACGAAGTTACAAAACTCATGGTGAACTGCAGACATAGCCGTTTTTGGCCGTGACGGGTGGGGCAGACAATCCTCTTATACCCCTGACGGGCCCAAGGCTGTGAGTGATTGTCCACGCCAAGATGTTTCAGCAATTGATTTCTCCTAGCTTATCGGCGAACTTGCTTGGTCTCCCAATGGGAAATACCTTGCCGTGGCGGCCGCCACTAATCTGTACATATTCTCTTCAGAAACTCGTCAACCCATTGGATCTTACACTTGCCCCGATGGTGCTATTTCCGGCCTCCAATTTTCTCCCAATGCCAATCTCCTTGGCTTCACCTCCCTCGACGGCTCTTTCCACCGATGGAAGGAACCTATTCCTTCAGAATTTCCTGATCCTTACACATCTGAAGCAGCTCAAGCGAAGAAGCTTGACAAATTattggatgatgaatttccggacgatgatgatatcgagGAGAGAGGCGAAGACATTGGGGATGAGGACATTTTTGGGGATGACAATTGGATCGTTGATGACGACGGGAATCTTGGAGGATATGGTGGATATgacgacgagaagaagtggggaaaggggaggaCAGAGGTTGGTAAGTATTTTTACTTTTGAAGGTCTTGGCCAAGGCTGATATCGAGTTAGTCAATGTCACCAAGGCGCAAGCACCTTTCACTCCGGGCAGTACATCCTTTAGGAATAAGAAGCGTTATCTGGGTAAGCTCCTTGTCGTCCAACTTGCGTAATACTGACAAATAATTGCAGCTTTCAACATGATCGGTGTGATCGATGTAACTGATCAAGAGACTCACAATGTGGTCAATGTCGAATTCCATGATAAGTCAGCTCGTCGTGGCTACCATTTCCAAGATCATAACAAGTTCACTCTTGCCTCTCTCGGAGAGCAAGGTATTGTTTATGCTTGCCCTGCTGAAGGCGATCAACCCTCTCTTGTGTACTACCGACCTTACAACTCTTGGACTTCCCAGTCCGATTGGactctcaatctcctcccaAAAGAAAATGTCGTGTGTGTAACAGCTGGTGGGCCTGCCAATCCAGAGACTGGAATGGGCAGTGTAGTTGTTGCGACAAGTAAGGGCTGGGTGCGATTCCTGAGTGCTAGTGGTATACAAAAATATATGTGGAGGCTcggagaagaggttgtTAGCATGGCAGCCGGGGTTGACAGGGTGTTGATTGCGCACAGGGAAGGAGGCACGAGTTTGGATGGTAAGTCATGGCGTTCTGGCTGATCCTACAAAAGGCTGAGCAACGATGACATAGGGTGTCAGAACCTACGATATACGTTACTCGACCTCGAGTCTTACGATATTGTTCAAGAAGGTAAAATCCCTTTACCAAAAAAGACCACTCTTACTTGGCTTGGCTTCACATCCGATGGAGTAAGTTTTCTGTCTCACCCTCATGACGATCACTCACCATATACAAAGGCTCCCGCAATGTTTGATACTTCAGGTCTCTTATCCATCCTTGATAGACATAGACGACCAAACCAGGCCCGATGGGTTCCTCTCCTCGACACCGCCTCACTGGTaagagatgggaagaaggaaggatactGGCCCGTGGGAGTGTCGGCTACGCATTTGTCCTGTGTCCTGCTTAAAGGTTTGGAAACGGAGCCGTCATTCCCTAGACCTCTCATTCAGGAGGTAGAGCTGCATATGCCTATGCTGAACATGGACAACCAACAAGGCAAATTAGAAGAGAGGTGAGTGTATCATGGAACATGCACATGAGGCCATCCAGCTGATTGATTCTATGCAGCTACGTCCGAGGATCTGTCAATCTTTCCAACCTCGCCGACTCTTCCGACCCTGATGCCTCCTACTTCCTCAAGGAGACTGAGCTTGCCATGGATAAGG includes the following:
- a CDS encoding chromosome transmission fidelity protein 4, with amino-acid sequence MAEPSPDAILSVPCHLSGVTRLCFSLDGTTIFTGGSDCLVRIHEADNPESEPGFHDEHTEAVTCLACSKDELVTGCVDNIVRQFSYPENKFTGFVTRSSGVPIRWLSVDKDGERVAVCSDDMVVKIVNLKDTSKVSLVSDNNKPVRSATWDPTGKYLTTTSCDGKLKVYDTSGSTPYCVKVFEGVIAATDSDSDTSCYAQWHPSGNYFAVPTRTNDIAVFGRDGWGRQSSYTPDGPKALIGELAWSPNGKYLAVAAATNLYIFSSETRQPIGSYTCPDGAISGLQFSPNANLLGFTSLDGSFHRWKEPIPSEFPDPYTSEAAQAKKLDKLLDDEFPDDDDIEERGEDIGDEDIFGDDNWIVDDDGNLGGYGGYDDEKKWGKGRTEVVNVTKAQAPFTPGSTSFRNKKRYLAFNMIGVIDVTDQETHNVVNVEFHDKSARRGYHFQDHNKFTLASLGEQGIVYACPAEGDQPSLVYYRPYNSWTSQSDWTLNLLPKENVVCVTAGGPANPETGMGSVVVATSKGWVRFLSASGIQKYMWRLGEEVVSMAAGVDRVLIAHREGGTSLDGCQNLRYTLLDLESYDIVQEGKIPLPKKTTLTWLGFTSDGAPAMFDTSGLLSILDRHRRPNQARWVPLLDTASLVRDGKKEGYWPVGVSATHLSCVLLKGLETEPSFPRPLIQEVELHMPMLNMDNQQGKLEESYVRGSVNLSNLADSSDPDASYFLKETELAMDKEMLQLVQGACKADNLQRALDVARLMHHSATIEAAAKVAAFYHLPGLQERIQSVKGEKEKEKREKRREATRAPERSYRYSSPPPEKAVSREFMDFAPRTTNRRSFAGAGAGVNRDSTPAASGPPSTFIPETPGLEVDATPAPGFDEDTTLSDMKRKRDKEIDDFARSKKRGSDFSFDKPTSAAKNPFASRKSNVPASNPFAKGSNGGKPLDAIKSTSFFDRVDDLESNGAPKPKKTKAKKEKITEGATSGAGGKQTTLFGAGITKKSSSNKSLNETTIEWESDRDTETLVPETLMEEMQETPAVEEDETQEDETQVGETQD